The Nitrosomonas communis genome has a segment encoding these proteins:
- a CDS encoding type II toxin-antitoxin system HicA family toxin: MKLPRNVSGVQLIKVLNRLGYEISRQTGIHFDWSANCRSSII; the protein is encoded by the coding sequence ATGAAGTTGCCGCGCAATGTATCCGGTGTGCAATTAATCAAGGTGCTGAATCGGCTTGGTTATGAAATTTCCCGGCAGACTGGTATTCATTTCGACTGGAGTGCCAATTGCCGAAGCAGCATCATTTAA
- the cas4 gene encoding CRISPR-associated protein Cas4, protein MDVAEIDDPIMLSALQHYSYCPRQCALIHIEQAFDENVHTMRGNAVHERVDEPGLGSFEGVRTEYALPVWSEKLGLIGKCDVVEFYPDGRIYPVEYKHGKKRAKAHDDIQLAAQAICLEEMTGKAVMHGAIYHHSSRRRREVAITTSLRQQVEETVKAVRALLASGKLPPPVNDARCKECSLKEICQPEALTNKARQRKMHVELFELDQ, encoded by the coding sequence ATGGATGTAGCTGAAATTGATGATCCTATCATGCTATCGGCATTACAGCACTACAGCTATTGTCCGCGCCAGTGTGCTCTGATCCATATAGAACAGGCTTTTGACGAGAATGTGCATACCATGCGGGGTAATGCCGTGCATGAGCGTGTCGATGAGCCCGGGTTGGGGTCTTTCGAGGGCGTACGCACTGAATATGCATTACCAGTGTGGTCAGAAAAATTGGGTTTAATCGGTAAATGTGATGTCGTCGAATTTTATCCGGATGGACGCATTTATCCGGTGGAATACAAGCATGGCAAAAAGCGTGCAAAAGCCCATGATGATATCCAGCTTGCAGCACAGGCGATATGCTTGGAGGAAATGACCGGTAAAGCAGTGATGCATGGTGCAATTTACCATCACTCGTCCCGCCGTCGTCGCGAGGTTGCCATTACTACTTCACTGCGTCAGCAGGTGGAGGAAACTGTGAAAGCAGTGCGCGCCTTACTCGCATCCGGAAAATTGCCGCCGCCAGTCAATGATGCACGTTGTAAGGAATGCTCCCTGAAGGAGATTTGCCAGCCGGAAGCCTTGACCAATAAAGCTAGG
- a CDS encoding 2-oxoisovalerate dehydrogenase, protein MNEILFLVEEAPEGGYTARALDESIFSEADDLDSLHQQVRDAVHCHFDEGKAPEIIRLHFVREEVIQA, encoded by the coding sequence ATGAATGAAATCTTATTCTTGGTCGAAGAAGCGCCTGAAGGTGGATACACTGCTCGTGCGCTGGACGAATCGATTTTTAGCGAGGCAGATGATCTTGATAGTTTGCATCAGCAAGTGCGCGATGCCGTGCATTGCCATTTTGATGAAGGTAAGGCACCGGAAATAATTCGCCTTCATTTCGTGCGTGAGGAAGTTATTCAGGCATGA